The sequence GAAATAGTAGTACAATACAACCTTAATCTTCGTATTTCTGATCTGAAAATAAAACAGCCAGCCCACTTAGGACTGACTGTACCCATTTTACTCTTCCGTGTTGCTTTCTTCAGTGTTGCTTTCTTCTTCCATGTTTTCTTCCGTTTCAGTTCCTGTGTCTTCCTCTGTGTCACTGCTGCATCCGGCTGCAAATGTTACTACTGATAGAGCTGTCATTAACATTAATAACCACTTTTTCATACTTTTCATTTTAATAGCCTCCTGTTATGATGCTTTGTTCAACTACATCTCTATCATACTGATTTCACGAGGAAAAAGAAGGCTATTTACCTTTATTTAACACACATTTAGAATCTGTTAATCTAGGCGTTCATTTATTTACGAATAATTCAGTAATCTTTACAAATGTAATGCTTTAGCCTTTGAAGCACTGATTAATTCTTTTATTTCCTCAAACGATTCATGCTGGATCAAATCGATTATTTTGCTTCCAACGACTACTCCATCACAGTACTTACTCATGGTACGCACATGTTCAGGAGTGGATATTCCAAACCCCGCAAGTACTGGGACCGGACTGTTTTCTTTCAATTTATTTAGGTGATCTGAAATATCGTTGCCAAACCCTTCTCTCGTTCCTGTAATACCATTAATCGTAACAGCATAAAGGAAACCTTCAGTAACGGAAGCTAATTTCTGAATTCTCTCTAACGGACTCGTAAGCGTTGCTAATTGAATAAGGGCGATACCATTTTCTTGAGATGGTCCCCTAACCAATTCATGATGTTCAAGTGGCAGATCAGGAATGATCACACCGTCCACCCCTGCATCCTTACAATCCCGAAAGA is a genomic window of Rossellomorea sp. y25 containing:
- the trpA gene encoding tryptophan synthase subunit alpha encodes the protein MGKTFLENTFKAELDKGNKLFIPYVMAGDGGIESLISTLKMLEERGATAIEVGIPFSDPVADGPTIQEAGKRALENGTTLQKVFEVLKESRKEIGIPLVFMTYINPIYKYGVERFFRDCKDAGVDGVIIPDLPLEHHELVRGPSQENGIALIQLATLTSPLERIQKLASVTEGFLYAVTINGITGTREGFGNDISDHLNKLKENSPVPVLAGFGISTPEHVRTMSKYCDGVVVGSKIIDLIQHESFEEIKELISASKAKALHL